A section of the Flaviflexus equikiangi genome encodes:
- a CDS encoding carbohydrate ABC transporter permease, giving the protein MAHRERLWSFLILCIFAISSLYPILSVFLRSLDSTVATDHSWGHVENYATAWDDGNFSLYMKNSVMIAVLVVSTALILSIMTGYVLGVIRPKGGNIIFFIFLAGMMVPSEAIVIPLFFDLNALGLTDTIWAVAFPQIAQSLAFGTFWMRAYFRNVSPSIVDAARMDGASEWQVLWKVLIPMGRPAIVTQIMITFMWTWNDFLIPLVMSPTGKFRTAPMSLAFFETNHTSSAVLMAAAAVLVAAPMIILYVFLQKYFIAGMTEGAVKE; this is encoded by the coding sequence ATGGCTCATCGCGAGCGGCTCTGGTCATTCCTCATCCTCTGCATCTTCGCAATATCGTCCCTCTACCCGATCCTGTCTGTCTTCCTCCGGTCGCTCGATTCGACGGTGGCCACGGATCACTCGTGGGGTCATGTCGAGAACTATGCGACTGCCTGGGACGACGGGAACTTCTCCCTCTACATGAAGAACTCGGTCATGATCGCCGTGCTCGTCGTCAGCACGGCCCTCATCCTCTCCATCATGACCGGCTACGTCCTCGGTGTGATCCGCCCCAAGGGCGGAAACATCATCTTCTTCATCTTCCTGGCGGGCATGATGGTGCCGTCCGAGGCTATTGTCATCCCGCTCTTCTTCGATCTCAACGCGCTCGGGCTGACGGATACGATATGGGCGGTCGCGTTCCCGCAGATCGCCCAGTCGCTTGCGTTCGGCACGTTCTGGATGAGGGCGTACTTCCGCAACGTCAGCCCATCGATCGTCGATGCTGCGCGGATGGATGGCGCATCGGAATGGCAGGTCCTGTGGAAGGTCCTCATCCCCATGGGCAGGCCCGCGATCGTCACCCAGATCATGATCACGTTCATGTGGACGTGGAACGACTTCCTCATTCCCCTCGTCATGTCCCCCACCGGTAAGTTCCGCACCGCCCCCATGAGCCTGGCGTTCTTCGAAACGAACCACACTTCCTCAGCGGTCCTCATGGCCGCGGCAGCCGTCCTGGTGGCCGCTCCCATGATCATCCTCTACGTCTTCCTGCAGAAGTACTTCATCGCAGGCATGACCGAAGGCGCCGTCAAGGAGTAA
- a CDS encoding NEW3 domain-containing protein, whose amino-acid sequence MKRTIGLAMLAIAGLLAPTAALADEGASVEERLVIEDGTRSSDVPATKLDVLGVWSHPDDDAGIIAPCGVWGQEADIDCGIMLTTRGEGGSNSVGPEAGPDLGLRRENEDRASHVRAGTVDMYYLDRVDFFYNTSAPLTAQAWDEEDVLRRATRVIRETQPEILVSWTASINAGHGNHQYASRLAFDAAEAAADPTMFPEQLDGADAASVWQVKKVVQQQWRAPAGTGQTNTQHCLANFSPADPNGYTVHGTWTGYDSPYEWVEGNTAGVPAGTKKTWAQVGREDGQLHATQARTMVKNTVDPSCVTYLVPKSWVPMQELGTEAAGNDLAVHYGSSIQDPGGLPLGTLYAVDTPDYFVAPGESATVTLSMSAGDESTPAGTASIDAPAGWSVDGSHDIPALAPGESSAVDFTVTAPQDAAPGAVRFPVRFASGSVSAYNEAHLRVTAPIDGRFVRWGNFSEYEEWVAASGDWADGLAPAVNQIGAGETVSLDVEVANRTSAPASGQVEFTIPDGFVISEQTVPFELPAGDTTTVTVSLTHTDPAAAGGTVETVTATTTSGSSVAREDLSLYVVPSVLIPELESAPTIDGVGDEYSTSIDVSQRWEGPECVDGVDCGADSSTRLGWYEDALYMWIDVVDDKASGAVPPERCFGHWLVDSVEVQLDPRGNSLDTSSTFKLGIFPFTDDAGNEAGNGVDGPCWTRDADHHQGFSSGPLADTVVGGPNAEGVEVSVALERGDDNSYVGGRYQIEVKIPLDVLPSAAGATSPAPTGDPASNTIDPTYVGMNVSPYDTDRQDFVGETRLAWSPFGSQQSEPYRWGHAYLDGYEPPADRPIEPGMPIIPETALQGAQSPQTIHQSATHGDTIGGLQPNSDVIIAPQLSGNSLVIDADNAGDGTVRAFLWAGDPQYVPVWTSSCADSEYGNDACSPEDGQARPWAPDMGGRVLASAEAVNASSPLVIDLTDVTIDTEAYLLVSYAGENDVEAWSYPISTKPEEPATPVSGNLFFVSNTWDSTVADQVVAFGRQGDEVLVGDWDGDGRDTLGVRRGSTFYLDNAITSGPADISFAYGKATDEVLIGDWNGDGSDTIAVRRGSTYFVNNSLTGGNAELAFNFGRKSDEAYAGDFDGDGTDSFAVRRGTDFFIMNSLVGGSADRVISYGRLGDEVFVGDYDGDGQDTIAIRRGNKFHVKNSLVGGPADIVIGYGRATDSAFVGDWNADGIDTPVVNRYVRG is encoded by the coding sequence ATGAAACGCACAATCGGACTGGCGATGCTTGCCATCGCTGGCCTGCTAGCCCCCACGGCCGCACTCGCGGACGAGGGGGCTAGTGTCGAAGAACGACTGGTTATCGAGGACGGGACGCGGTCGTCCGATGTCCCTGCGACAAAGCTCGACGTGCTCGGCGTCTGGTCTCATCCGGACGACGACGCGGGAATCATTGCTCCCTGCGGCGTGTGGGGGCAGGAGGCCGACATCGACTGCGGCATTATGCTCACCACGCGCGGGGAGGGCGGCTCGAACTCCGTCGGGCCGGAAGCCGGTCCCGATCTGGGTTTGCGGCGCGAGAACGAAGATCGAGCATCCCACGTGCGGGCCGGCACGGTCGATATGTACTATCTCGACCGGGTCGACTTCTTCTACAACACCTCCGCGCCCCTGACGGCGCAGGCGTGGGATGAGGAAGACGTCCTGCGACGCGCGACGCGGGTGATCCGCGAGACCCAGCCAGAGATCCTCGTCTCCTGGACGGCCTCGATCAACGCGGGGCACGGCAATCACCAGTATGCGTCTCGGCTGGCCTTCGATGCCGCTGAGGCGGCCGCCGATCCGACGATGTTCCCCGAACAGCTCGACGGGGCAGACGCGGCAAGCGTGTGGCAGGTGAAGAAGGTTGTGCAGCAGCAGTGGCGTGCCCCCGCGGGCACGGGTCAGACGAACACTCAGCACTGTCTCGCGAACTTCTCCCCGGCCGATCCCAACGGATATACGGTCCACGGCACGTGGACCGGCTATGACTCTCCCTACGAGTGGGTCGAAGGCAACACGGCAGGTGTCCCGGCAGGCACGAAGAAGACGTGGGCCCAGGTGGGCCGCGAGGACGGCCAGCTCCACGCCACGCAGGCGCGGACGATGGTCAAGAACACGGTCGACCCGTCCTGCGTCACCTACCTCGTGCCCAAGTCCTGGGTTCCCATGCAGGAGCTCGGAACCGAGGCCGCTGGGAATGACCTGGCCGTCCACTACGGATCCTCGATCCAGGATCCGGGCGGGCTCCCGCTCGGCACGCTCTATGCCGTCGACACGCCCGACTACTTCGTCGCCCCCGGAGAAAGCGCAACGGTGACGCTCTCGATGAGTGCCGGTGACGAATCGACCCCAGCGGGCACCGCCTCGATCGACGCTCCTGCGGGATGGTCGGTGGATGGATCCCACGACATTCCTGCTCTCGCACCGGGGGAGAGCTCGGCCGTGGATTTCACCGTCACCGCACCGCAGGATGCGGCACCGGGCGCAGTGCGCTTCCCGGTCCGCTTCGCCAGCGGCTCGGTGAGCGCCTACAACGAAGCCCACCTGCGTGTAACGGCCCCGATCGACGGGCGGTTCGTGCGCTGGGGCAATTTCTCCGAGTACGAGGAGTGGGTGGCAGCATCCGGTGACTGGGCCGATGGTCTAGCACCCGCCGTCAACCAGATCGGTGCGGGAGAAACCGTCAGCCTCGATGTCGAGGTCGCCAACCGAACATCCGCCCCGGCCTCGGGCCAGGTCGAGTTCACGATCCCCGACGGCTTCGTGATCTCCGAGCAGACAGTGCCCTTCGAGCTTCCAGCGGGTGACACGACAACGGTCACAGTCAGCCTCACGCACACGGATCCCGCAGCTGCGGGCGGCACGGTCGAGACCGTCACTGCCACGACAACATCGGGGTCCTCCGTGGCACGAGAAGATCTCAGCCTCTATGTCGTCCCCTCCGTCCTCATCCCCGAGCTCGAGAGCGCTCCCACCATCGACGGCGTGGGAGATGAGTACTCCACGAGCATCGATGTCTCCCAGCGCTGGGAAGGCCCGGAGTGTGTCGACGGCGTCGACTGCGGCGCGGACTCATCGACCCGTCTCGGATGGTACGAGGACGCTCTCTACATGTGGATCGACGTCGTGGACGACAAGGCCTCCGGCGCAGTTCCTCCCGAGCGCTGCTTCGGGCACTGGCTCGTCGATTCCGTCGAGGTCCAGCTCGACCCGAGAGGGAACTCCCTCGACACATCGAGCACCTTCAAGCTCGGCATCTTCCCGTTCACGGACGATGCTGGCAACGAGGCAGGAAACGGCGTCGACGGTCCCTGCTGGACGAGGGATGCCGACCATCATCAGGGCTTCTCCTCAGGACCTCTCGCCGATACAGTCGTCGGCGGTCCCAACGCCGAGGGCGTCGAGGTGTCCGTTGCGCTCGAGCGCGGCGACGACAACTCCTACGTGGGCGGCAGATACCAGATCGAGGTCAAGATCCCGTTGGATGTCCTGCCGTCAGCGGCAGGCGCAACCTCTCCCGCCCCGACCGGCGATCCCGCCTCGAATACGATCGATCCGACGTATGTCGGCATGAACGTATCGCCCTACGATACGGACCGCCAGGACTTCGTGGGGGAGACTCGACTCGCATGGTCACCCTTCGGCTCGCAGCAGTCCGAACCCTACCGCTGGGGACATGCCTACCTCGACGGCTACGAGCCGCCGGCCGATAGGCCCATCGAGCCGGGCATGCCCATCATCCCCGAGACAGCACTCCAGGGCGCGCAGTCGCCGCAGACGATCCACCAGTCGGCCACGCATGGCGACACGATCGGCGGTCTCCAGCCGAACAGCGACGTGATCATCGCCCCGCAGCTCTCCGGCAACAGTCTCGTGATCGATGCGGACAATGCAGGTGACGGAACTGTCAGGGCCTTCCTCTGGGCGGGAGATCCCCAGTACGTGCCGGTGTGGACGAGCTCGTGCGCGGACTCCGAATACGGCAACGATGCGTGTTCGCCCGAGGATGGTCAGGCACGCCCGTGGGCCCCGGACATGGGAGGGCGTGTGCTTGCAAGCGCGGAGGCTGTCAATGCCTCGTCACCGCTCGTCATCGACCTCACCGATGTCACGATCGACACCGAAGCCTACCTTCTCGTCTCCTACGCCGGCGAGAACGATGTCGAAGCCTGGTCCTATCCCATCTCGACCAAGCCGGAAGAGCCCGCCACACCCGTCAGCGGGAATCTCTTCTTCGTGTCGAATACGTGGGACTCGACAGTTGCCGATCAGGTTGTCGCCTTCGGCCGCCAGGGCGACGAGGTGCTCGTCGGCGACTGGGACGGCGACGGTCGCGACACCCTCGGTGTGCGTCGAGGCTCGACCTTCTATCTCGACAACGCCATCACCTCCGGCCCCGCCGATATCAGCTTCGCCTACGGCAAGGCCACCGATGAGGTCCTCATCGGCGACTGGAACGGAGACGGGTCCGACACGATCGCGGTGCGGCGCGGCTCGACCTATTTCGTCAACAACTCTCTGACGGGAGGGAATGCTGAGCTCGCCTTCAACTTCGGACGCAAGAGCGACGAAGCCTACGCGGGAGATTTCGATGGAGACGGCACCGATTCCTTCGCCGTGAGGCGCGGAACCGACTTCTTCATCATGAACTCCCTCGTCGGCGGATCGGCCGACCGCGTCATCAGCTACGGGCGCCTCGGCGACGAGGTCTTCGTGGGAGACTACGACGGTGACGGTCAGGACACCATCGCCATCCGACGCGGCAATAAGTTCCACGTCAAGAACAGCCTCGTGGGCGGGCCCGCCGATATCGTCATCGGCTACGGCCGCGCCACCGACAGCGCGTTCGTCGGCGACTGGAACGCGGACGGCATCGACACCCCGGTCGTCAACCGGTACGTCAGGGGCTAG
- a CDS encoding ABC transporter substrate-binding protein: MRTSAKFVGLGAAALLVLTACNPSAEDEETTDNGDAAEVSTDISDAPEQTLIVWDQEVRGGQNEQMERLNEAFMDKYPNITIERNSQSFDDLQTTLRLALTGSDAPDVVQANNSRSMMGQFVSSKQIQCLDDYSEAYGWEDRFGDILAYSSYSEDASVFGEGCVYGLPQVGETVGIYYSESKLAELGLEFPETWEDLEAQLPEIADAGEVPLVLGNIDKWPAIHVFGAIQGQYTPAEEIRTLGFGNEGASWETDENVAAAAQFQEWVSEGYFNDGVNGADYDQVWQDFANGEGVYLIAGSWLAADLNEAMGDDVRFMLPPSDGPTTTGGTGLPFAITSAAEDMNVAAAYIHFITSDEAMAVLAETGNVPVLNASDFAGDADQVVGDVMTAFDTLVSDGNIVPYLDWATPTMDQVMGDALQNLIAGNSTPEDFVATLEAAYTEAQN, from the coding sequence ATGAGAACGAGCGCAAAGTTCGTGGGACTCGGGGCGGCAGCGCTCCTCGTGCTCACGGCGTGCAACCCGTCAGCTGAGGACGAGGAGACGACAGACAACGGCGACGCTGCCGAGGTCTCGACCGATATCTCCGATGCTCCCGAGCAGACGCTGATCGTGTGGGATCAGGAAGTCCGCGGCGGCCAGAACGAGCAGATGGAGCGCCTCAACGAGGCGTTCATGGACAAGTACCCGAACATCACGATCGAGCGCAATTCGCAGTCGTTCGACGACCTGCAGACAACGCTGCGCCTCGCGCTGACGGGGTCGGATGCTCCGGACGTGGTCCAGGCCAACAACTCGCGCTCGATGATGGGCCAGTTCGTGTCGTCCAAGCAGATCCAATGCCTTGACGACTACTCGGAGGCGTACGGCTGGGAGGATCGTTTCGGCGATATCCTGGCCTATTCCTCCTACTCGGAAGATGCGTCAGTGTTCGGCGAAGGCTGTGTCTACGGCTTGCCGCAGGTCGGAGAGACCGTCGGCATCTACTACTCCGAGTCGAAGCTTGCCGAACTCGGCCTCGAGTTCCCCGAAACTTGGGAAGACCTGGAAGCACAGCTGCCGGAGATCGCCGACGCGGGAGAGGTTCCCCTCGTCCTCGGCAACATCGACAAGTGGCCCGCCATCCACGTCTTCGGTGCCATCCAGGGACAGTACACTCCTGCGGAAGAGATCCGCACGCTCGGCTTCGGCAATGAGGGAGCATCGTGGGAGACCGACGAGAACGTCGCGGCGGCCGCGCAGTTCCAGGAGTGGGTCTCCGAGGGCTACTTCAACGATGGTGTCAACGGCGCCGACTACGACCAGGTGTGGCAGGACTTCGCCAACGGCGAGGGCGTCTACCTCATCGCAGGCTCGTGGCTTGCCGCCGACCTCAACGAGGCCATGGGCGACGACGTGCGCTTCATGCTTCCCCCGAGCGACGGGCCGACCACGACCGGTGGAACAGGCCTGCCGTTCGCGATCACGTCCGCAGCTGAAGACATGAACGTGGCGGCTGCTTACATTCACTTCATCACCTCGGACGAGGCGATGGCAGTGCTGGCCGAGACGGGGAACGTTCCCGTCCTCAACGCCAGCGACTTCGCGGGCGACGCCGATCAGGTCGTCGGCGATGTCATGACGGCCTTCGACACGCTCGTCTCCGACGGCAACATCGTTCCCTACCTGGACTGGGCGACGCCCACGATGGACCAGGTGATGGGGGATGCTCTGCAGAACCTCATCGCGGGCAACTCGACGCCGGAAGACTTCGTCGCGACGCTCGAAGCGGCCTACACCGAGGCGCAGAACTAA
- a CDS encoding DeoR/GlpR family DNA-binding transcription regulator, with the protein MLPAERRKRILDEVRQTGGLDVVSLSEAYGVSKSTIRRDLNLLDSQGMLQRVRGGTIDADPRPYAQVVTKAADEKSKIGHEAATLVEDGDIVLIDIGTTTAAVAQALYGRHVTVLTASLAVIDILRDSPGTELIVLGGVVRNSYLSMVGSLTSHALSQLRADIAFLGTSGVRDDLVVMDSTGTEVPIKHSILKNSTSAYLVASADKFPGSGILQICSVSEFDGVITTATGPIIDSISSSGVQVIHP; encoded by the coding sequence ATGCTCCCAGCCGAACGTAGGAAGCGCATCCTTGACGAGGTGCGCCAAACCGGAGGACTCGACGTCGTCTCCCTCTCCGAAGCTTACGGAGTGTCAAAGTCGACGATCCGGAGAGATCTGAATCTCCTCGACAGCCAGGGAATGCTCCAACGTGTTCGGGGCGGAACGATCGACGCAGATCCGCGCCCCTACGCTCAAGTCGTCACGAAAGCTGCTGACGAGAAGTCGAAGATCGGCCATGAGGCGGCGACACTGGTGGAGGACGGAGACATCGTCCTCATCGATATCGGGACGACCACGGCAGCGGTGGCACAGGCTCTCTACGGCCGCCACGTCACCGTTCTCACGGCGTCGCTCGCCGTCATCGACATCCTGCGGGACTCTCCCGGCACCGAACTGATCGTGCTTGGCGGCGTTGTCCGCAACTCCTACCTGTCCATGGTCGGTTCCCTCACGTCGCATGCTCTCAGTCAGCTCCGCGCCGATATCGCCTTCCTCGGAACCTCCGGAGTGCGCGACGATCTCGTCGTCATGGACTCCACCGGCACCGAGGTTCCCATCAAGCATTCCATTCTGAAGAACTCGACGTCGGCGTATCTTGTTGCCAGTGCAGACAAGTTTCCCGGTTCCGGCATTCTTCAGATCTGTTCGGTCTCGGAGTTCGACGGTGTCATCACCACGGCAACGGGACCCATTATCGATTCCATCAGCTCCTCAGGCGTACAGGTGATCCATCCATGA
- a CDS encoding Gfo/Idh/MocA family oxidoreductase produces MLNELRVGIVGLGVMGSDHARNLAAGVRGAALVAVSDADRPRAESIAAELGAAHVFDNGLDMIGSGEIDALIIATPDDTHASLVRAALGAGLAILCEKPLAPTAEEAVEIVALAESLPAHRLSMGFMRRFDQGYRALKDRIDAGADGRLLMTHSVHRNVSAYPGQDSAATITNSAVHEFDILPWLSGSRLVRAQWTAGRPSSLIETRHDPQFVILHDESGVLHTIQLQVHARYGYDVRCEVVCEEGSAELAPVPALVEQEPIVTHSNLARSTAYPADWRPRFADAYRRELQAWVISSLAGTVPAEATTPREALESALVARAVVQSMSSQSAIVDIPTVDEWLAR; encoded by the coding sequence ATGTTGAACGAATTGCGAGTTGGGATCGTCGGACTCGGCGTCATGGGAAGCGACCATGCACGGAACCTTGCGGCAGGGGTACGCGGAGCCGCGCTCGTCGCGGTGAGCGACGCGGACAGGCCCAGGGCAGAGAGCATCGCAGCGGAGCTCGGTGCTGCCCATGTCTTCGACAACGGGCTCGACATGATCGGATCCGGCGAGATCGATGCCCTCATCATCGCAACACCCGATGACACCCATGCGAGTCTCGTCCGCGCAGCACTCGGCGCAGGTCTCGCCATCCTGTGCGAGAAGCCGCTCGCCCCAACCGCCGAAGAGGCCGTCGAGATCGTGGCGCTCGCGGAATCCCTCCCCGCTCACCGGCTGTCGATGGGCTTCATGAGACGCTTCGATCAGGGCTACCGCGCTCTCAAGGACCGTATCGATGCCGGGGCTGATGGCAGGCTGCTCATGACGCATTCCGTGCACCGGAACGTGTCCGCCTACCCGGGCCAGGACTCTGCCGCAACGATCACGAACTCGGCAGTCCATGAGTTCGACATTCTGCCCTGGCTCTCGGGCTCTCGCCTGGTCCGTGCGCAGTGGACCGCCGGCCGTCCGAGCTCTCTCATCGAGACGCGCCACGACCCGCAGTTCGTCATCCTGCACGACGAGTCCGGAGTCCTGCACACTATTCAGCTCCAGGTCCATGCCCGCTATGGGTACGACGTGCGGTGCGAGGTGGTCTGCGAAGAGGGCAGTGCAGAGCTTGCCCCGGTGCCGGCTCTCGTCGAGCAGGAGCCGATCGTCACCCACTCCAACCTTGCCAGGAGCACCGCCTACCCCGCGGACTGGCGTCCCAGGTTCGCCGATGCCTACCGGCGCGAGCTCCAGGCATGGGTCATCTCGTCGCTCGCGGGCACGGTGCCGGCCGAGGCGACAACGCCGCGCGAAGCACTCGAGTCGGCCCTTGTTGCCCGGGCGGTCGTCCAATCGATGTCATCGCAGTCCGCGATCGTCGACATTCCAACCGTTGACGAATGGTTGGCGCGATGA
- a CDS encoding carbohydrate ABC transporter permease codes for MVAVPGVAGANGAGPRRKTSSKRRSRAITTVTLLALPVLVYGAFIIYPLIRVVGLSFWHWDGLGPATWAGFENYTAIYEDDRLRAAFLHGLALIFFFAILPILIGLPLASMLIRSRAPGLGFFRTVVFLPQVIAMVVLAVAWRDIYALNGPINTVLGWFGMRMTEPFLGSFTWALPAVGFIGTWVSTGLVTVLLMSGMARISESYYEAATLDGVGPIGKFWYITLPAVRAEILVCVTLTTINALKTFDLVYMTTSGGPGTSTTVPAYEVYYQAFRAGSVGTAAALAVVLTLLIFTINLVVNIVGEREKK; via the coding sequence ATGGTTGCAGTACCTGGGGTTGCCGGCGCCAATGGCGCCGGCCCCCGGCGTAAGACGAGTTCCAAGCGCCGCAGCCGTGCCATCACGACTGTCACTCTTCTGGCGCTGCCGGTCCTCGTCTACGGCGCCTTCATCATCTACCCACTGATCCGCGTCGTCGGCCTCTCCTTCTGGCATTGGGATGGTCTTGGTCCGGCAACCTGGGCTGGATTCGAGAACTATACGGCGATCTACGAGGACGACCGCCTCCGTGCGGCCTTCCTCCACGGTCTCGCCCTCATCTTCTTCTTCGCCATCCTTCCCATCCTCATCGGACTCCCGCTCGCCTCGATGCTCATCCGCTCCCGGGCCCCCGGATTGGGGTTCTTCCGCACCGTGGTCTTCCTGCCGCAGGTGATTGCGATGGTGGTGCTCGCTGTCGCGTGGCGAGACATCTATGCCCTCAACGGTCCGATCAACACGGTTCTGGGCTGGTTCGGCATGAGAATGACGGAGCCGTTCCTGGGGAGCTTCACGTGGGCTCTGCCCGCAGTGGGCTTCATCGGCACATGGGTGTCGACCGGTCTCGTGACAGTGCTCCTCATGTCGGGCATGGCAAGAATCTCCGAGTCATACTATGAGGCCGCAACCCTCGACGGGGTCGGTCCCATCGGCAAGTTCTGGTACATCACCCTGCCTGCGGTGCGCGCAGAGATCCTCGTCTGTGTCACGCTGACGACGATCAACGCTCTTAAAACGTTCGATCTCGTGTACATGACGACGTCCGGAGGACCGGGAACGTCGACGACAGTGCCCGCCTATGAGGTGTACTACCAGGCGTTCCGTGCAGGCAGCGTCGGTACGGCGGCCGCGCTCGCGGTCGTCCTTACACTGCTGATCTTCACCATTAACCTCGTCGTGAACATTGTGGGCGAGAGGGAGAAAAAGTAA
- a CDS encoding carbohydrate kinase family protein, with product MGHVTRRRGRPTVYVAGSLFLDIVMCGLEHAPRPGEEQWIGGSGVMPGGVANQAVACARLGLNSAVITYLGQDRPGSWVREMLADELVDMSYAEYTPHQNITVSLVMEGDRALTTHGKDEVPIPRDDLPAPDVFLVSLPYLVRAQDRIAQWREQGTIVIADAGWDATGEWPREHLEALAAADVFVPNCSEAMHYTRTLTIPEAAEALTSFVPTVVVTCGAQGVHIAHRSEGSPTAVVVPALEVDAIDTTGAGDAFSAGLATGLATGAPLTDAVHLGQCAAAWTVCRIGGSSAAPHMGELGEWVAQDPRIDALAGQSVRNIQAKLDSVTAL from the coding sequence ATGGGTCACGTCACACGCCGCCGCGGTCGGCCAACCGTCTATGTTGCCGGGTCGCTCTTCCTCGATATCGTCATGTGCGGTCTCGAGCATGCTCCCCGTCCGGGCGAAGAGCAATGGATCGGGGGCAGCGGGGTGATGCCGGGCGGAGTGGCCAATCAGGCTGTCGCCTGTGCCAGGCTTGGCCTGAACTCGGCCGTCATCACCTACCTGGGGCAGGATCGGCCCGGCTCATGGGTGCGCGAGATGCTGGCGGATGAACTCGTCGACATGTCTTACGCCGAATACACCCCGCATCAGAACATCACGGTCTCCCTCGTCATGGAGGGGGATCGTGCGCTGACGACGCACGGCAAGGACGAGGTGCCGATCCCGCGGGACGATCTCCCGGCCCCGGACGTCTTCCTTGTCTCCCTGCCCTACCTCGTTCGTGCGCAGGACAGGATCGCGCAGTGGCGCGAGCAGGGCACCATCGTCATCGCTGACGCTGGGTGGGATGCGACGGGGGAGTGGCCGCGCGAACATCTCGAGGCTCTCGCCGCCGCAGACGTCTTCGTTCCCAACTGTTCGGAAGCCATGCACTACACCCGGACGCTGACGATCCCGGAGGCCGCGGAGGCGCTGACGTCTTTCGTGCCGACCGTTGTCGTCACGTGTGGGGCGCAGGGCGTCCATATCGCCCATCGCTCGGAAGGATCTCCGACTGCCGTGGTCGTGCCCGCACTCGAGGTCGATGCGATCGATACGACCGGGGCGGGAGACGCGTTCAGCGCGGGTCTCGCGACCGGTCTCGCGACCGGCGCGCCGTTGACGGATGCTGTTCATCTCGGGCAGTGCGCGGCCGCATGGACGGTGTGCAGGATCGGCGGATCATCCGCCGCACCCCACATGGGGGAGCTCGGGGAGTGGGTGGCGCAGGATCCGCGGATCGATGCGCTGGCTGGTCAGTCCGTGCGAAACATACAAGCCAAACTCGATAGTGTCACAGCGCTGTGA